ACCGCCGGTGGCGGCACGGCGCCGAGGTTGTGGTGAGACGTCGTTTTCAGAGCCATCATTGCTCCTTTACTACGGGACTTTTTTGAACGAGGACTGTTTTGGGCGAAACCATGGGGGGGTTTAAAATCTGGAAAAGCGCGTGTGGTTCACTGCGGTTGTTTGGACAAGGCCTATTGAAAAGTAATGCGTGTGAAATGCACGTGCGCGTGTAAATGGAGTTGAGGCCTACGTCATTCAGATTCCATGACTCGCCTTGAAGCGATCCTCCTGCGCAAAGTTAAGACCGAAATAACATCTTCTTCACTGCTGGAACGAAAGGtttcgaatatatatatattagcgAAAATTAAATTCTACCTTCTGACaagtttttatataatattttttggtAAAATCTGTGATTTACtttaatttactatttaaatataggagccgttacaaatacatgattaaattgtttggatttttttttttttttttttttttttttttttttttttttttttttttttttttttttttttNNNNNNNNNNNNNNNNNNNNNNNNNNNNNNNNNNNNNNNNNNNNNNNNNNNNNNNNNNNNNNNNNNNNNNNNNNNNNNNNNNNNNNNNNNNNNNNNNNNNNNNNNNNNNNNNNNNNNNNNNNNNNNNNNNNNNNNNNNNNNNNNNNNNNNNNNNNNNNNNNNNNNNNNNNNNNNNNNNNNNNNNNNNNNNNNNNNNNNNNNNNNNNNNNNNtttttttttttttttttttttcttcagagATAAACAACAGCGGCTAGCGTAAAGCATATCTTAGATGTCACGCACTCTTTTTGTTAATCTTTAAtgtcataaaaataaataaatattattttaatttctttaatataatttaatttatcaggtgtgttttttttttaattgaaaatagtattattgttttttagttGAATAAAAGATCACTCCAATCAaatattgttggatgatgaaagtccaaaatctattaatttagggaatgatcataaatttataatcaaagaatactctatCCGTGAGAGTCGTGTGGACAGTCGaaggtatcagagtcatgctttAAACTTAAGTAGacattgattttctttcattttctttatttgtaaaACAAAGGAGGACAAAGTAGTAAtaacattatttcttttaaattatttaaaattttagtaggGGTTCATCTCTATCAGTTGCAGTGTAGGACTGAAACTTTTGTTGGTTTTAATGGCCAGAGATTTGGACGATTCGGGCGATCGGCTTCTTGAAATGGTGTTTGGGCACTGTAACTATTAGTATTCCGTTATTCATTTCCGCTTTCACCTTATCCACGTCGGCGCTCTCCGGTAGAACAACACGCCGGTAGAATCTTCCGCTGCTTCGTTCCACACGGCGCCAAATGTCGCTTATCTCTTCTTTCTCAGCCCTAATTTCAGTGCTGATACAGAGGCCTCCATTGTCTTCAATCTCCAGTTTGACTTCGTGCTTTTTCACTCCGGGAAGCTCTAGCCTCAACACGTGCGCATCGGCAGTCTCCTTGAAATCAATCTGAGCGTTCATGGCGGAGGAATTAGAAGCCATGGAAGTACGGAAGGGACCAGCGAGGGCGTCTTTCTCGTGGAATTGATCGTAAGAATTGCGATCCTTGATGTAGTAGCGTTCTTTCTGTTCCTCGGGGAATTTGTCGAACGAGCGTCGATCCTCGACGTAGTAGCGCCCTTTCCAATCCTCAGGGGACTTGCCGCCTGAGGGGCGATCCTCAACGTAGTAGCGTTCCTTGCGATCAGTAGGGAAGAAGTTGTTGAAACGAATCGACATTTTCTGATCAAATCTTGAGTATAGGAGGAAATTTGTAGTGGAAACACTTACTGATTTGCTTCCAGGTGAAATTCGGATTAGGAGTTGAATTTAtaggtggaggaggaggatgatTACAGGAAATTAGGTAAGGATTTCTGGAACGGAACTGATTCAATTGTTGGTGGAAGTCGCAATAACCTGGATTATTCTgtgaatttttccttttaaatgtGACTCGATCAAGTCAATTCCTGAATCTGTTCTCTCATATTGTTCCGAAGGTGACTTGCAGGACTCCATTTCAGCGTTGATCTCTTGTAATGGATTCCAGATATGTTGGTAGAGAATTTCGCCAATGGCGCCGAATCGGAAGAACATTTGACGCAATGAAATTCTGATTTGTTCGAtcatttctgttttttttgttgagcTCTGCTTCAACTTCAGAATTAAAGATGATTCAGGTTCTTAAATTCATATGGGCCTGGCCATATATTTTCGTGGGCCGATGGGCTGTGAATCTTCTAGGTTTATGTCACGGCCCATTTTCCTGAATTTCGTGCCTAGTTTACCCTTAaatctctaatttttaatttttttttatgtaaatttcaattaattaaattaatgacaTTCACTAATTTTTCATCAATTAATAAGAATTAATTACAAATCTTTATGGCCTAATTAACTACAGCTAAGAACTTAATTGAGaattaaaatctaattaaacCAACCAAACAGTTTCAGAATTTAAAAGTCAAACTATtgctaaaataaatatttttggaataaaagaaaaaagttgaaaagcatttttttttttttatataattcataaataaatggcatatatttcaaaatttgtacCAAAAAGGGCAAAGAGTGAGTGTGAAAGTGCAAAAAATAGGGAGAATAAATCGAACTGGCAAAGGACAAAGAAGGAAATAGTGAAAGATTCTCGCGAAAGGAGGgaaatacatttaaaatttctcaataattttatattttttaatttgacaaTAATGTCAAATTTGGAGCGTATTAACCGAAATCCATGctctttattaattaattcaatcaattattaaaaaaaaaacgtatttatttaattactatATGAACAGctttttttaacatataaataaataaaatttataaaagattattacataattaaatttaagataagagattgaaaaagtaGTGGGGAGGGGAGGAAGGaataaactttaataattaaaagagatTTTGTTGCTTAAAGAGCGGTATTGAAAGACAAGTGCTCGGCCGTTTGACCACTTTTTTCCCTCTTGTTCTTACTAAGGcctttggattctttttaattaattatttatttatttttagaaaacgtTCTTAATTAAATTGCATGCTAATTATATCTCAGTGGGAAAGTTTAAgatcataattataattataatttaattataaaataaataaattaaataaaaaaaaaagaagaagaaaagaacaaatgtTTAGTCCACAAAGCAGAGAGCTGCTGACGTCACCAGTAGGGCCCATTGGGCTTAGGGATTCGTGATAAAGAAATAAGTCGTGTAGTGGGTCCCACTAATCGCTGAATGAGTGTGACCGGCGATAGTGGGTGAACTTGTAGCCTAGCAGGTTTCCTTTTCCACCGTTTGATGGATGAAATAAAAGGGAAACGGTGcgttttatttctctctctctctctctttcttccattctgaaacttcttctctctcacTATCAGAGTCCAGAGATGGAGACTTTTTAATTCTGATTTtctgtatttgtttttgtctctGCAATTGCtgacttttcttcttcttcttctctcttctccgGCATCGAGCAGAGGAAACGGACGGAAACCGAGAAGAATGGTAAGTTCATTGCCGATTCAGTTTCTCtctttatctttctttcttcactgcTGCTGTAATTCCTTGCTTTGCTTAGAATCCACAGCATATTACcagatttttattctttcttttttttttttatcttctttctctgtttAACGTTCAGTCGTAATCACGCTTCGGATCTTCATCGGGATCGATGAGTTTCGCGTGATCCTATTCCATATACCTCTTATGAGCCTGCATTTTCCTGGATTTCTGTAGGTATGTTTCTTACTCTTTCTCCATGCTACATTTTGATTctgctttctttttcgttgcgatctgttttgtttggttggggaggaattGCAGGCTGAAGGAGGATTGAGAAtgttttgctttcttttagaCAAAGAAGGAAATAGTGAAAGATTCTCGCGAAAGGAGGgaaatacatttaaaatttctcaataattttatattttttaatttgacaaTAATGTCAAATTTGGAGCGTATTAACCGAAATCCATGctctttattaattaattcaatcaattattaaaaaaaaaacgtatttatttaattactatATGAACAGctttttttaacatataaataaataaaatttataaaagattattacataattaaatttaagataagagattgaaaaagtaGTGGGGAGGGGAGGAAGGaataaactttaataattaaaagagatTTTGTTGCTTAAAGAGCGGTATTGAAAGACAAGTGCTCGGCCGTTTGACCACTTTTTTCCCTCTTGTTCTTACTAAGGcctttggattctttttaattaattatttatttatttttagaaaacgtTCTTAATTAAATTGCATGCTAATTATATCTCAGTGGGAAAGTTTAAgatcataattataattataatttaattataaaataaataaattaaataaaaaaaaaagaagaagaaaagaacaaatgtTTAGTCCACAAAGCAGAGAGCTGCTGACGTCACCAGTAGGGCCCATTGGGCTTAGGGATTCGTGATAAAGAAATAAGTCGTGTAGTGGGTCCCACTAATCGCTGAATGAGTGTGACCGGCGATAGTGGGTGAACTTGTAGCCTAGCAGGTTTCCTTTTCCACCGTTTGATGGATGAAATAAAAGGGAAACGGTGcgttttatttctctctctctctctctttcttccattctgaaacttcttctctctcacTATCAGAGTCCAGAGATGGAGACTTTTTAATTCTGATTTtctgtatttgtttttgtctctGCAATTGCtgacttttcttcttcttcttctctcttctccgGCATCGAGCAGAGGAAACGGACGGAAACCGAGAAGAATGGTAAGTTCATTGCCGATTCAGTTTCTCtctttatctttctttcttcactgcTGCTGTAATTCCTTGCTTTGCTTAGAATCCACAGCATATTACcagatttttattctttcttttttttttttatcttctttctctgtttAACGTTCAGTCGTAATCACGCTTCGGATCTTCATCGGGATCGATGAGTTTCGCGTGATCCTATTCCATATACCTCTTATGAGCCTGCATTTTCCTGGATTTCTGTAGGTATGTTTCTTACTCTTTCTCCATGCTACATTTTGATTctgctttctttttcgttgcgatctgttttgtttggttggggaggaattGCAGGCTGAAGGAGGATTGAGAAtgttttgctttcttttgcGGGTTGGTTTTGGGTTGAGGTTGATTGATAATAGTGACATTCGCCATTTCTCTAGAAATAGCAATGTTTGCTCACTGACTCTGTAAATTATTTCAGGTTTTTTGTCTTTATCTGGAAGAAACTGCagtcctctctctctctctctctctctctcttctctctcttctcttttttcttttccttttcgtCATGTAGATTTTTGTTTACTTCGATTTCTGAAGCTGCTAGCCGGTGCTTGGAATCAGTAGTTTGTATAAGAGTTGGGGAAATCTTTAGATCTGTGAACTTTCCTGCTTTGACTTCAATTCATGTGctctatttttgtttaaatcttaaaagatTGCTCAATGTGGTAACAAAAGGGGTGAACTAGGGGAAAATATGACcaattttttgttggattatCTATAGGTAGATGAGAGAGTTAGGTATGCGAGGATGCTGTTtctgataaataaataaaaaaaccttGGAAACTGTGGATGTTCGCGGTAATAATCATTTTGGAATAACTAAATTTGGAACTACTAGTGCCATTTGGTTTTGCATCTGAAATTGTAAGTTAAATAAGGCACGGTTGATCATCCTGGTCTTTCTGACATCGTTTAATAATGTACTAGTTTTCAGTGCTTGCTGTAGTATGGGATCCAGCTTGGAGCTCGGAAGGAGTTCAAGCCATCGACATAGCTCAAGGATTGGGAAGGAGGTGGCCGTGTTGCCCCATTCAAAACGGTGTCCATGTCCAACAGGACAAGAGCAGTTAAAGATGAAAGGTTCTGTTCGACCACGTACCGATTTATATTTTGTGTCAACGAAGGGAACCAACATTGCTCGGGAAAAATCTTCTATGTACTGGCAGGGTAAGAGCGTCGAAGGGAGTTCAATTGGAGAAGACGAGCTTGTTAGGCATATGTCGAACTTGCCAGGTTATCTCCTTCGTGCAGAGAGAGGTGAAAATCTCCAAGGGAAGGCTTTGAATGTTGGGGTTCTAGATTGGACGCGACTCGAGAATTGGAAACACAAACAGACGCGTTGTCCAACCAAAGGTAAAGATGATGCACTGTGCAGTGGGAGTAATTTATCATTAAAACAGACGAGTGGACTGTCAACTTTCCCTCGTGTAACTCACAATGAAAGATCAGATAAATCACACTCTTCACTTCGGTCTGGTTTGATCCCATCACTTAAGGAAGAGCGTTCTCATTGTGTCACCTCTGTCCGGAATGCCAGTCGTTCCCTAGATTTTGATAGTGTTTCAAAGAGTGCAATCAAGGGGCGGCAAAGAATACAAAGGACTTGTACATCATCCTCATCGGGGGGAAATGATTCAAACATGGTGCATGAAAGAGAAAGGACAAAGCGTTCTGATCGGAAGATGAGTTCAGAAATGGTGGATTTTTCCTCTCCCATGGGACATTCAGGAGTGTCGCCTTGTCCTAAAAGTACACATATTTTGGGTGGCAAAACAAATCATAGGAAAGAGAAGCCCATTGGAACAAATATCCAGAAAAAATCAGACGAGATGGTTTTAGGAATAGGAGAGAGACCATCAAAATCGACTTTTGACACATCACCTGGATTGATGAACAATAGTATTGAGAAGCCCGTTGAGACAAATATCCAGAGAAAAGAAgcaaatgagaaaatggtttTAGGAAGAGGAGAGATGCCATCAAAATCGAGTTATGACATATCACTTGCTTCGAAGGATCATATTAATGCTGAAAATTATGGAACAAAGAAGAGGGAGGGGAAGCAATGCACAGATACTGATCTCCCTTACAATCATTTCAATTACCAGCAAGATGTCAATCCCCTACTTAAACTGAAGCCTAAGGATTTAGACGAACGATTTCTGCCCTTCAATTCCAGAACATCATTTGATGAGAACATGACAGATGTGAATTCGTGTACTTATTCAGAGATATTTTCTCCAGAGGATATTCTCTCTTCTGAATGTGGTTCAGACATTCCATACTCATGTCCGTTGCCTTCTTTAGCTGATGTTGAACCCATGAGGGGCAGAATGCAAGATTCTATGGTCTGTGATACTAGTGCAGAactttcatgttcttcatccCAAGTTCCCCCTTACTCAAATCAGAAGCCAAGTTTAAGTCCTTCTGGAggtaaaaaaacagaaaagggGTCCCCAGTTATTAAGCCTACCCATTCCGACGACCTTGTTGATACTCTTGAGAGATCGGATGATAAAACCCCTGATTCAGGAGCTAGAAAAGGTAGGCATCCTTCACCAATTCGTCGTTTGAGCTTCAGCTTAGGACGGATGGGGAGAAGTTTCAGTTTTAAGGAGAGCTCGACCGTACCACAGTTAAGTTCCACGCACACTATTCCAAAATCTGGTCCAGTGATTTCTGAAAATGCTGGTTGCTCAGACAATTCAGATAGAAAGAAGGTAAATGGACATAACAGAACTAGGTCTAGCCCTTTAAGAAGATTGATAGAGCCAATACTGAAGCATAAATCCTCAAATTCTCACCATCCTATTGAAGGAAACGTCAACTCAGTAAGCCTTTGGCCAACTGGTCTTGGCAGCACTCACCAAAAGAAGCATAATGAGTCCCCAATGCAAGCCCTCTTACAATTTACGATGAAGAATGGTTTTCCcttgtttaaattattggtGGATAACAACAGGAATATTCTTGCAGCCACTGCTAAAGATTTAACCCCGTCTGGGAAGAATGAATCAGGGCAGAACTATACATTCTACCtagttaatgaaataaaaagaaagaccGGTGGTTGGATACGACCAGGGCATAGGGATAGAAGTTATGGCTATGCCTACAATGTCATTGGGCAGATGAAAGTGAATTCTGATTGTAAATCGACTGAACACAACAAtggtaaatatatattaagagaATCTGTACTGTTTGGTGTTGAGATGAGGCCGGGAGATCGTGAATCAGCAATCATAGTGAAAAACAGAGAACTTGCAGCCATTGTTCTAAAGATTCCTACCGAAAACTCGAAACATGATGGGCGACAAAGTGGTAACGTTTTGATAGAGAGCTGCATGAAGTCTTTGTCTGAGGATGATGCTGTAATAATACTTCCGGGTGCTGTTCATGGATCACCAAGCAGCGGAGAGCCTTCGCCATTGATCAATAGGTGGAGATCTGGCGGAGTTTGTGACTGTGGTGGTTGGGACGTTGGTTGCAAACTGCGTATACTGTCCATTCCGGACAAAGTAATTACATCCAAGGTGTGTCCGATCACCAAGTGCCTCGAACTTCATGTGCAGGTAAAACTTAAGAATTGATTATGAACACTTTATTGACTTCGTCGTTTCCATCGATTAATATCCTGGCTGTCCATTTTGTTTCAGGGAGACGAAGAAGATAAACCCGTGTTCAGTATGACACCCTTGAAGGGTGGGTTCTTTGAAGTTCGTTTCGATTCATCGATCTCTATGTTACAGGCGTTCTTCATCTGTGTTGCAGTTTTAAATGGGCAGAAACCAGAAGATCCCTCAGAAGCAAGCAAGTTTGCACCCGAGGAAAAAATGATGAAGTTTCCCAATTCTAATGGAATTGACACAGTCCGTGAAAAACAGCTTGCTAGTATTAGATATGCCACAAACCCGCCTCTCTCTCCCGTTGGAAGGGTATAACTAGTCTGCTCTTTGTTACTACCAAGCAACTGAAGATTCTTCCTTTGCAGTGGAGCTGAATATTGTCCCTTCTTTACCGTTCATCCTCCATTTTGAATAGTCTGTAGTGCCTTGGACAAGCGACCAAGTAATTTTGCGCTACCATCCttgtataaagaaaataacatttgAGCATATATAGAGTGGAGATATTAGACATTGTTACACAACTTTTTTCCTTCCCTAAAGTTTAGTTTCTGAACTAATAGTCTGGATTGGTCGGtcgatttaaaattatagcaAGCGCAAGCGCAATGACAACGCGAACTGAGACATGAATCTTCTTCAAGCATTTGAATGTTTCTATATTACAAATCTATAGGTGAGGCATGGTGAATACAGATGAACCATTGACCATTAATTCTCTCAAACACGTTGGTAACAAACTGTCCCCCCCAACTGCTACCTTTCGTCTTCACCAATTCCACACATGTAACATATCCAACATCCCCTCTAGCATGAACTTCAACATCCTTGAGCTGAATCTCCAGTGGGAACTCATAATTTGCCCATACATACTCCCAACTGGTTATAACGTTGTCGTATCCCGATATCCCCCTCATGCCTGGGTGCACGCAGCAGACGCTGTCTCCTCGTGCCCAAAGAGTTTGCATTGCTGCAAGATCCCCGTTCCGAAACGATTCGTAGAACTTAGCATTGGCTGCAAATACTGAAGCTTTGCTGTCCTCTTGAAGAGCTTTCAAGGTATCTCTGATCTCTGCAGCTCTGGCGTAGTCTTCATCTGCAATGGCATTTTGCAGGTCCTGCTTCAAGGTTTCTGCATCGAGTGTAATGCTTTCACCGCTTGAGTTCTCGGCTTTCAGTTGACAAGGTCGAAATGATAGCATCCTAGTAGATAGTTTACAGGGCCCTGCGCTAGATATTACCAAAATGCTGATTTACTGACGAAATTGGAGCAAGATTCAAAGttcaattatacaaaattctttGTATATCTGTATTAGTCTATCCATTCTTATATTAGAGATACATTGCACTGGCTCGAAAATGTATAATTCATAAAAGAAACGGAAactcaaacaaattttaaacgCAGTAGATCAAAGCtcatggaaatggaaaaaattcGATGAAACTTACTGAAATTTCCAATTGTTGAACCCAAACAACGAGgaatagaaggaaaaagaaatccgCATCCTCCTGTAGATGCTTTAACCAAGCCAATATCATATTGCTTAGGGCGAGCTGAAGGAACATGATGAAACACCTCACAACTCTGTGAACAACGCACGCTCTTCCGATTGCTAATAAAGGTAACATAACCCTAGAAAATCACAACATCATCGaactatttcaaaattgaCATCCAGATCCAGATAAagcttataaaataaaaattaaacagaGAGACAATTCATTACAATGAAGAACACATATAAATCAATTACAGAAGATAAAGCTAATGCACTTGAAAATAACATCAATGATGAAAAGtagaaagagaagaacaaaataaattcatattagATCAAAGAAGCGAAGCAGTACTCACATTGCAGCACAAACTAGATGTATGGAGCGCCATGCTCGAAGGAACTTGCAGCATACAAGGTTCTTAACAGCTGAGAAACGCGAAAGAGATCAAGTTTCAGGGTCCGAGAGTCAGCAACGAAGATAAAATGAGTACAGGAGCTGTAGAGGAAGTGGAATGGATCTGGACTGGACCTTTGATGGTGCAGATGAGGGCAGTTTAGGAAacttgagaaaataaaagatgggCTCAATTTGAATAGGCCCATCAATTAGAATCTGGGCTTTCTGATATTCAATTAGCTGGGCCCAATATCATCTGGTGGGCCTTTTTCTTGGGCTCGTAACCGTCCCAATGGAGGGAAGCTACATTGATAATTGGttaaagaagaatttgaaatttgaaaataaaattttaaaagctcATATTGTTGTTTACGAAAATGACATTTATGTGCATAAAAAACATTATCACTTAATGCTACTTGCAAAATTCTAAAAAGCATGATCATTATCGcaagaaaataatagacaccgagcgatgtccataaaaaaacaatttcaaaatgatatcagagccagacaccgagcgatatGCCATGaactcttataaaaatgttatagagaaaggtttccacacttttataaaaacGTGGggcgatgtgagatctcacattttacCTCCTTTGGTGTCAGCGTCGTGTGTGTTGGCCTTGATATCACTTGTAATAACCAAAAACCtatcgttagtagatattgtccgttttgactcgttacgtattgatGTCAGTTTcagggttttaaaatgcatatgctagggagagatttacaTACtgttataataaatgtttcgttattCTCTTCGACCAATGTGGTATGTGACCCAATATCGGTTTTAATTAAATCGTGTTTTAATTGGTTtaggttttgattttgtggCTGTGATTCTTCTTCGCCCCTTGAGCTCACCTCACCCACCCTACACAATTATGGGGCTTCTGCCTACTTACCAAAAGCCACCCATTAAATGAAatctttttacattttttttttcttcacttaatatttaaattttagtatttaaaaaaaaaaaaaaattgaaaacatatttatttattaagtaaaAAGAACATGGGCCCATGATATAATCCCATCTCCACGCTGGCTGAAGCTTTCGTCATTTTCCATCCAATTTCATTAATGCGTTTAAATCTCTTGTAATTTGGATGTCATAATGAACCATGAAGCATGGTTAATTTAATGTGACATTAGGGATATCATGAAAAATTGATACTTTATTGCAAGTCAAGCAAcatatttaatcaaaatatgTTTGATAATTTGGGAAtgattcattattatttaacccCAAACTTAGGGGGATGAAGATAATAGTGTGACGTTGAATGTGCCACCAAAAGCAATTAAGTTCTCGCTTTTCTCAAAAGACAGAACTTTGTGggagaatataatatatgcttccattttgattattgatgatgataattatttaggggttttttttaagaaataaattaaagaagaattGTGGAAGTGCCCCTAAATTTGGGTTTTAAATTGGAGGGATCCCCCAGATCGTgggttatttaattttgttcagcGGAGAAATGGAAGTAGTGGAAGAGGTCAGACCCAAAACGGCAAATCTTtcatattctttgtttttgtagtAACAGAGCAGCCTTTCCCTTtaccctcttcttcttcttcttcttcttcttcttcttcttcttcttcgatcAATTTCTGAGCATCTTCCAGAGAAACAATCCCTCTGCAACACTTACAGATACTAACAATCCAAAGGGTCTCTTTCGTTTTCGATTCTCTTTTTTCCTTGTATTGTGTTGTTGGTTAATTTCTCTTTGATCGCTTCCCCTTTGGATTCTCCATTGCAATTGCGGACTGGGGTGCTTCAGTTTGAACTGGATCTTCCTTTTGAATCTGGGTTTTTCGGAGGCGGCATTTGGGTTTGATTTTGCCCCATTTTGACcgtaattttgtttgaatttgggggtctgatttgattttttgaggGATTTCTTTGTCTGGGTTGAGATTGGTTTTACGGATTGTTGGCAAGATATTAAAGTGCGCGATGTTGTTCTTCATAGTTTGGCTTTGAAGTAATATGGAAGTGGTTGTTACGCGCATTCAAGATGAATCTTTACATTGGTCGCGAAGCATCGAAGGTTGGTTGGTTGGCTTTCTTAATACAAATTTGTGAATCTCTCTACCTCTGTTCTTGCTTTCTAAATGCTATGTTCATCTTTTTCATGCGTTGTTCTTCCTGGTGAGAAGCTATGGAAAAGATTCTGCGCAGAGATTAGTACGGAGATCAGCCTTCTGATTGAGAATTGGAAGTACCTTCTTGGTGGGCTTATCTTTCAGGTATTCGTTTCCATCCATTTCTATGAATAATCTTCGTAATAAagccattttactttttattctcCTCCTTTGAAAATTGTTGTTCACCTTGTTTGTGGGCCCTCGCCCACTCATCTCCTTCCCCATGGAAAGCTTATTCGCTAAGATCAACATTAAAACAATTAGGAGGAAACCAGATCCTTTATATGGATGCGAGTTTTTGGAGATATTGGCTTGGTTTACCCACTCCTTTCCTTCTTAATTCGAATTGATTTAATGGTTTGATGTATCTACATGATTTGTTTCTCATGCAACCGAGCATTGGAACCGGTGATGTTTGAACACGTAACTTGtctcattttttaaagttgaataaAGTTTCCCATCTGATATACATCGAGTAAATCCAAAGCAGAGGTGACAActgaactttatttttcttttgcaaatacaacctttttttaatcaatgaCTGAAATATGTGGTTGCCTTTTATGCATAATTCTAATTGTTTTGTGGAACACCGAAAGTTTTATGCTATTTggtatatttctttttatgtttggAGGTAGAATTAGCTGATACTTTGTTCACCCATGTCTGCACTAGCTAACTAGTTTAAGCCGTTGTGTTGACTTTTGCTTATAGTTATGTAACGTTGCTTTTAAATCTTCTCTCATTTTACTTTCACaacccgttttctaaaacctccTTCTCAAATggggctagaggctcgagtaTATGTTGTCCAGCCGTAGGCGACACAATTGCAAACTCCGCTGCCAagaaaagtgcgattgtgacaagacCGATACGTTATTCTAATTCTAGGATCTTAATACTTTGGTCATCTCAGTGATATG
This portion of the Cucurbita pepo subsp. pepo cultivar mu-cu-16 chromosome LG08, ASM280686v2, whole genome shotgun sequence genome encodes:
- the LOC111799999 gene encoding uncharacterized protein LOC111799999, with the translated sequence MLQVPSSMALHTSSLCCNGYVTFISNRKSVRCSQSCEVFHHVPSARPKQYDIGLVKASTGGCGFLFPSIPRCLGSTIGNFRPCKLSTRMLSFRPCQLKAENSSGESITLDAETLKQDLQNAIADEDYARAAEIRDTLKALQEDSKASVFAANAKFYESFRNGDLAAMQTLWARGDSVCCVHPGMRGISGYDNVITSWEYVWANYEFPLEIQLKDVEVHARGDVGYVTCVELVKTKGSSWGGQFVTNVFERINGQWFICIHHASPIDL